A segment of the uncultured Desulfobulbus sp. genome:
TGCGTCGTTATATCGGGTTCACCCTCTTGCCCCAGGCCGGGGTAGCCATTGGTCTTATTTTTTTGTTGAGTGCTGATAATTCTCTCTCTGTGTATTCGCAGATCATAACTCCAGTTGTTTTGACCGGGGTTTTTCTCTCTGAGTTGATAGGACCCTTAGCCTCAAAGTTTGCCCTGGTCCAGGCTAAAGAAGCCGTCCTTGCAGAGAAGGGGAGCTCGGGGCAGGGGGCTTGTTTGCGCCTCTCTGATCGTGAATGTGACGAGTTCATGCGCTCCGAAGCGGGGGTGACGATTCTACCCTGGACCTGGGAAAAGCTCACGCCTGGCGACAAGCCCCAGGATGTGGTTGTCTTTGGTGCCACCCGTCGGCATACTGTTAACGGAATTGCCCGCATTGCCACCATCTTTGCCCATCATTACCAGGCCTCACCCATGGCTGTTTTTGTGCAGCCTCCTGGAACTGCTCCGCCTCCGCATAACTTTGAGTTGGAGCGCTCAGAAGTAGAGTCCATGGGCTATACGCTGAAAACTGAGATTGTGCCCGATCCCAGCGTGCCCTCTGGTCTCGTTGTTGCGGTCGAGTATTATAACGCCAAGGCAGTTGTCCTGAGTTATCCGCTCCATGATAAAAGCTCGGCCTTTCCCGAGATTCTTGAGACCGTGGCCACCCATGTGGGGTGTCCGGTGATTGTGGTGCAATTTTATGGGGTCTTGCATACGGAGCGTATTCTTGTTCCGGTCACCGATATGCACGATCTGGCCGAAGTTTTTCCCGTGGTCGTCGCCTTGGGAAAGGTGGGGGAGCATCATATAACTCTGCTCTATATGATGAGTTCTGATGTCACCCCAGAGACCATAGAGACGGAAACAGATCAGATCTATGATTGGCTCGATCGCCGACCGCAGCAGGTCACCATCACGGTTAAATCAGTGCCCACGGATGCCCGGGTCATGGCCATTCAGCAGGAAGCGGAAGAACATGATATCGTCGTCATGGGCGCAATTCGTCCCAGTGGGGTTCGGAAATTCTTTTTTGGTTCTCTTGCAGACACGCTTTCACGGGAATTACGCAAGCCGTTGATTGTGGTCTATGATGCCAAGAAAAACCGCTGATGACCATGACCGCGAGTGGGGCGCCGCGATGAAGGTGAAATTTTACCGCTGAATTGAGAGTTTGCTTCTATGAACCGAACCCGGAAAGCCCTTGATCTTTACTTGCGCAGTTACGCCTGTTCCCAGGCGATTCTTGCCGTCTACGCCGAGGCCTATCAGCTTGATATACACCAGGCTCTGGCGCTTTCAACCGGGTTTGCCGGAGGAATGGCCAGTGGCAAAATATGCGGTGCGGTCACGGGAGCCATTGTGGTGCTTGGGTTGCATTATGGGAATGAAGCACCAGAAACCCCGGCGGGAAGAAGAGGAGTGAAGTGGAAGGTTCGCGAGTTTTACCAAAAATTTGAAGCGCTGCATCAAACAACCGAATGCAGCCAGTTGCTGCAGGTCAACATCAGTACCCCGGAAGGGATGAAGGTTGCCCTGGAAAAGAACCTGTTCCGCACGCAATGTCCTCAGTATATTGTCGATGCTGTGGCTATACTGGAGGAGCTGCTGGAAGAAGTACCAATCCCATGAAAGGGTGCTTATTCCAGTTTCCCTCTCCGGGCAAAACTGTCATTTTGTAGACACCCTAAAGTCGATCCCAGAATTGGGGAAGTCCTTATAAAAACTTGGATGACTCAGCGCTTTGTCTTAGAACAGTTTCCTCTGAGCCTTCTCTTTAAAAGTGATCTCGATTCTACGCTAACGCGGGAACACTGTTGAGTTTGTATGTAAGCTTCGCAAGCCCGTCTGGAAATTGTCGATAGATTTTTGCAAGAAAATCAGGTGTGGATACTCTGTGCGGTCTATACAGATGATGACAGTGCTGAATTGCTCAGCAGGCAGGGAACCAACTCAGGTGTTCTCCTGAGCAGGTTCCCCATTTGTTTATTCCCGCCAGTGTTCAGGCTGGTGGAGTGAATCGGCACAACGAATTTTTCCTTTTATGGTGCCGATAACGCCTGGCGAGAG
Coding sequences within it:
- a CDS encoding cation:proton antiporter is translated as MVTLGLALLLAVGLVAAKLAQWLRLPSVTGYILAGLLLGPSGVGVITEQSIGHSLDHFTQIALMLIAFGIGEHIEIKKIKAYAGSVFWTGICEALGSFCLVSLAIFGVVSWCDQLAQQWQFSDRLVLSCLFGAVSVATAPAATLLVIRELKAKGPLTSSLLAVIALDNGLAIMLFGLAVSLSHQIIGQGDLPMIIALGNGFFEILLSLVLGVITGFCLDFALRMMNSDDEMMTAGLALLLLCSELAVFTDLSPLLAGMMTGFTLVNRAERDVRVFRALNSFEPPIYVLFFTLAGAHLNLTSIGSAGIVGVIYFLARILGKILGANLGARLGKTARIVRRYIGFTLLPQAGVAIGLIFLLSADNSLSVYSQIITPVVLTGVFLSELIGPLASKFALVQAKEAVLAEKGSSGQGACLRLSDRECDEFMRSEAGVTILPWTWEKLTPGDKPQDVVVFGATRRHTVNGIARIATIFAHHYQASPMAVFVQPPGTAPPPHNFELERSEVESMGYTLKTEIVPDPSVPSGLVVAVEYYNAKAVVLSYPLHDKSSAFPEILETVATHVGCPVIVVQFYGVLHTERILVPVTDMHDLAEVFPVVVALGKVGEHHITLLYMMSSDVTPETIETETDQIYDWLDRRPQQVTITVKSVPTDARVMAIQQEAEEHDIVVMGAIRPSGVRKFFFGSLADTLSRELRKPLIVVYDAKKNR
- a CDS encoding C-GCAxxG-C-C family protein; translated protein: MNRTRKALDLYLRSYACSQAILAVYAEAYQLDIHQALALSTGFAGGMASGKICGAVTGAIVVLGLHYGNEAPETPAGRRGVKWKVREFYQKFEALHQTTECSQLLQVNISTPEGMKVALEKNLFRTQCPQYIVDAVAILEELLEEVPIP